From Pseudomonadota bacterium, a single genomic window includes:
- a CDS encoding 50S ribosomal protein L35 produces MPKIKSNSGAKKRFKLTGTGKVSRRKAYASHLLNCKTRKRKRNLRKATLVDSANQRSISRMLPYL; encoded by the coding sequence ATGCCGAAAATCAAGTCCAATAGCGGTGCTAAAAAACGTTTCAAGCTTACCGGCACCGGCAAGGTGTCGCGGCGTAAAGCTTACGCCAGCCACCTGCTCAATTGTAAAACCCGGAAAAGAAAACGTAATCTACGCAAGGCGACCCTGGTGGACAGCGCCAACCAGCGCAGTATCAGCCGGATGCTGCCCTACCTATAA